From the Brassica napus cultivar Da-Ae chromosome A8, Da-Ae, whole genome shotgun sequence genome, one window contains:
- the LOC106418755 gene encoding transcription factor bHLH80-like yields the protein MQSSHGDGGEGGSGEGNRGGLSRIRSAPATWIETLLVDDEEDDLKPNLCLTELLTGNSARDSFEFPSSAEQGLYQGGGFHRQNSTPADFLSGSGAGTDGYFSNFGIPANYDYLPPNVDISPASKRSREIEAQFSSQMKEEQMSGGVSGMMDINMDKLLEDSVPCRVRAKRGCATHPRSIAERVRRTRISDRIRRLQELVPNMDKQTNTADMLEEAVEYVKALQSKIQELTEQQRRCICKPKEEQ from the exons ATGCAATCCAGTCACGGAGACGGCGGTGAAGGAGGGAGTGGAGAGGGGAACCGAGGTGGGTTATCTAGGATCCGTTCAGCTCCGGCGACTTGGATTGAAACCCTACTCGTGGATGATGAGGAAGACGATTTGAAACCTAACCTCTGTTTGACTGAGCTTCTTACCGGAAACTCGGCTCGTGACTCATTTGAGTTCCCGAGCTCCGCTGAGCAGGGATTGTACCAAGGTGGTGGCTTTCACCGTCAAAATAGCACTCCGGCGGATTTTCTCAGTGGCTCTGGAGCTGGGACTGATGGGTATTTCTCAAATTTTGGGATTCCGGCGAATTACGACTACTTGCCGCCGAACGTTGACATTTCTCCGGCGAGTAAACGGTCGAGGGAAATTGAAGCTCAGTTCTCTTCTCAGATG AAAGAAGAGCAAATGAGTGGTGGTGTATCAGGAATGATGGATATCAACATGGATAAGCTACTTGAGGACTCGGTTCCTTGTAGGGTTCGTGCTAAACGCGGTTGTGCAACTCATCCTCGTAGCATTGCTGAACGG GTGAGGAGAACGCGAATAAGTGATCGGATCAGGAGGCTGCAAGAACTTGTTCCTAACATGGATAAG caaaccAACACTGCAGACATGTTAGAAGAAGCTGTGGAGTATGTGAAAGCTCTTCAAAGCAAGATCCag GAGTTGACAGAGCAGCAGAGGAGGTGCATATGCAAACCTAAGGAAGAACAATAA